Below is a window of Demequina muriae DNA.
GAACAGCCCCACGCCGGCGGCCGCGGCGAGTCCCGCGAGGATCCAGAACCGGATCACGATCGTCACCTCTCCCCACCCGAGGAGTTCGAAGTGGTGATGCAGAGGGGCCATCTTGAACACGCGTTTGCCCCCGGAGATCTTGAACCAGCCGATCTGGATCACCGAGCTCGAGACGATGATCACGAACAGCCCGCCGATGATCACGCCCAGCAGTTCCGTGCGCGTCACGATCGTGACGCCCGCGATCGCGCCGCCGAGCGCCAGCGACCCGGTGTCGCCCATGAAGATCTTCGCGGGGCTCGCGTTCCACCACAGGAACCCGAAGCTCGCGCCGGCGATGGCGGCGCACAGGATCGCGATGTCGCGCGGGTCCCGCACCTCGTAGCAGAGGCTCTCGGATGAGGTGAAGCCGCACCACTGGTTGTACTGCCAGATGCCGATCACGGTGTACGCGCCGAAGAAGATCAGCGCCGCTCCCGTCGCCAGCCCGTCGGCGCCGTCGGTCAGGTTGACGGCATTGGACCACGCGGTGATGAGGAAGTTCGCCCACACGATGAACAGGATGATGCCGATCGCGGGACCCCAGTAGGCGAGGTCGATCGCGGTGTCTCGCAGGAACGAGATCGACGTCGAGGCCGGAGAATCGCTGTACTGATTGGGGAACTGCAGCGCGAGCACGGCGAAGCCGATGCCCACCACAGCCTGACCGAGGATCTTGTAGCGCGCCCGGAGGCCCAGCGAGCGCTCCTGGCGAATCTTGATGTAGTCGTCGAGGAAGCCCACGAAGCCGAGACCGACGATCAGCAGCACCACCAGCATCGACGAGGCATACGGCGTGCGCCCCGTGGCGAGGTTCGCGCCCAGCCATCCGAGCACGGTCGCGAGGATGATGACCACGCCCCCCATAGTGGGCGTGCCGCGCTTCACGAGGTGCGTCGCGGGCCCGTCGTGCCGGATGAACTGCCCGTACTGGTGGCGGGTGAGGAAGCGGATGAACAGCGGCGTGCCGAGCAGCGCGATGAACAGCGAGATGCCTCCCGCAAGGACCACCGCTCTCATTCGTGCACTCCCAGCAGATCGTCGGCAAGCTTCCACAGCCCGGAACCGTGAGACGCCTTGATGAGCACGGTGTCGCCGGGCATGACGCGCCCGTCGAGGAAAGCGCGGGCCTCGTCAATGGTAGCGACGTACGCGGCCTCGTCGCCCCAGGAGCCCTCACGGACGGCCGATGCGTGGGCGGGCTTGGCGCCCTCGCCCACCACGAGCAGGTGGTCGATGCGGAGCCGCACCGCGTCCAGGCCGATCTCTTCGTGGCCAGCCCGCGACGCATCGCCCATCTCCCGCATCTCGCCGATGACGGCGAAGGATCGGCCCGTGGTCGCGACCTCCTTGAGCGCGCGCAGCGCGGCGCGCATCGACTCCGGGGAGGCGTTGTAGCTGTCGTCGAGGATCCACACGCCGTCGTCTCGCTCGGTCAGCGCCATGCGATGGGCGCTCAGCGGGACGGCGTCGCCCACGCGCGCCGCGGCGTCGCCGAGCGGGAGCCCGCATGCCACTGCCGTCGCCACGGCTGCCAGCGCGTTGGTGACGTGGTGCTCACCGACGAGACGCAGCGACACGCTCGCCTCGGTCTCGGCTTCCGCTCCGGGGCTCGAGACGGTGAACGATGCTCGACCCCGCTCGAGCGTGATCTGCGTGGCGGTGATGTCCGCTCCCGCCGTGGTGCCGAAGGTCCGGATCCGTCTGCCGTCGGCGCTCAACGAGGGCCGCGCGGTCATCGCTGCGACACGGTCGTCGTCGGCATTGAGCAGCGCGATGCCGCCCGGAAGCAGTCCGTCGAGCAGCGTGGCCTTCTCCGCGGCGAGTCCCTCAGGCGAGCCGTAGCCGCCCAGGTGAGCCGTGCCCACCGTCAGCACCACCGCGACGTCCAGCGGTGCGATGCGGGTCAGGTAGGCGAGGTCGCCGGGAGCCGACGCGCCCATCTCGAGCACGAGGTGACGCGTGCCCGCATCGGCCCTGAGCACGGTGAGCGGGAGCCCGATCTCGTTGTTGAAGCTGCCCACGGGCGCGACTACCTCGTCGAGCACTTGAGCCAGCAGGTCCTTGGTGGTGGTCTTGCCGTTCGAGCCGGTGATGCCGACGACGGTGAGGTCGCCCTCGGTGCGCAGCAGCGCCAGATACGCCTGGGCGAGACGACCGAGCGCGTCCGTGACGTCGTCGACCAGCACGTGCGGCCCCGCGACGGGCTGCGACACCAGGGCCAGCGTCGCCCCCGCCTCGAAGGCGCGGGGCGCGTACTCGTGACCGTCGACGCGTTCGCCGACGAACGCGACGTACAAGGCCCCTGGAACGACGTCGCGCGAGTCCTTCTGCACCGACGTGACCACTGCGTCGACGTCGGCCGCGAGCTCGCCGCCGACGGCGTTGGCGATCCACTGAGCGGTGAGGGCCCTCATGCGCTCTCCCCCGTGCCCGGCTGTGCCGACGTCACAGGACCGTGGACGGTCACCCGAGGGACGGGACCCGCATCGGCCGTCCGCCCCTCGCGCTCCGCGACGATGCGCGCCTGTGCCGCAAGGTAGGCGTCGCGGTCGTTGTAGCGGTGGAACACCCCGGCTATCTCCTGCGTGGGCTCGTGGCCCTTGCCGGTCACGATCACGGTGTCGCCCGGGCCCGCGAGCCTCAGCGCGTACTCGACGGCCGCAACCCGGGGCTCGACCTCGTGCACGTCGTGCAGGTCGGGGCGCGCCCGCTCGATCCCTGCGCGAATCGCGGACCGGATCGCTGCCGGCTCCTCGGAACGCGGGTTCTCGTCGGTGAGCACGATGACGTCCGCGAGGTCCGCCGCGATGCCGCCCATCACGGGGCGCTTGCCCTGGTCGCGGTCGCCGTCGGAGCCGAAGATCAGGATGAGCCGGCCAGGGGTGATGGGGCGCACTCCCTGCAGAGCGAGCGTGAGCGCATCGGGCGTATGGGCATAGTCGACGATGGCGAGCGGATCGATCGCGCTGCGCTCGACCACGCGCTCCATGCGGCCGGGCACCGCATGGGCGGTGGCGACGCCCGCGATCGCCTGCGGGAGCGGGACCCCGGCGGCGTGCGCTGCGGCGATCGCCACCATGGCGTTTGAGACGTTCACGAGCCCGGGCAGCGGCGCCTCTGCGGTGTGCTCGGCACCGCGCGGGTCCGTGAACGTGAAGCGCGAGCCCACGCCATCGAGGCCCACATCGGCCCACGTCACGGTCCAGTCCGCGTCCTGGGGGTCGTCGACGTGCGTGGACACCGTCTCGACCGGGATCTCGACGCGAGCGGCGAGGCGGCGGCCCCACTCGTCGTCGACGTTGATGACTCCTCGCGCCGCCCGCCCCGGGGCGAACAGCTTGGCCTTGGCGTCGAGGTACTCCTCCATGGTGCCGTGGAAGTCCAGGTGGTCCCACTGCAGATTGGTGAAGACCGCGACCGAGAACGCGACGCCGCTGATGCGCTCGAGAGCGGCGGCGTGCGAGCTCACCTCGGTGACGGCCGCCGTGACGCCCTGCTCGCGCATGCGCGCCAGCAGCCCGTGCAGCACAGGCGACTCGACAGTCGTGCGCGGCGACTCGATGGTCTCGTCGAGGATGCGCAGCTCGACCGTGCCCATGATGCCGCGCCGGTCGTGGACCTGCGCGAGAGCGTTGTCGACGAAGTACGCCGTGGTGGTCTTGCCGTTGGTGCCAGTGATCCCGACGAACACGAGCTCGCGGCTCGGGTCGCCGTAGACCAGTGCCGCCGCCTCGCCCATCGCGACGCGAGCATCGTCCACGAGCAGCACCGGGACGTCGACTCCGGACTCGGCGAGCAGGGCCTCGCCCTCCTCGTCGGTGAGCACCGCGACCGCTCCCCCTGCGACCGCATCGGCCGCGTAGCGCGCGCCGTGGACCTTGAGCCCGGGAAAGGCGCCGAACAGATCGCCGGCCGCCACCACATGGGAGTCGACGGTGGCGCCGGTCACGAGAATCGACTCGGGGTGGTCATCCCCTGCGGGCTCCGCCTGGCCAGCACGCGCGCGCAGGCGCGCTCCCGCACGGTCAGCGAGCTCGGCGAGCGTGCGGGGCACCGCTCTCGAAGGACGCAGCGCCATCTCCTGCACGTTCACTCCCAGGTCGTCGGATACATCTCTTCACGCGGTCCCGAGGGCGGGACGCGGAGGGCCTGCAAGGCAAATGTTGTCACGTCCTTGAAGACAGGGGCAGCGACCTCGCCGCCCCAGATCGAGGACTTGGGGTCCCATACGATCACCGAGACGACGATACGCGGGTCGTCGGCGGGCGCGACGCCGACGAAGGAGGACACCAGTCGGTTCAGCTCGCCGTTCTCGTCGGCGGCCTCCGCCGTGCCCGTCTTGCCGGCGACGCGGTAGCCGTCGATCTTTGCCAGCCCGCCCGTCCCGGACTCGGTGACGTCCTCGAGCATCAGCATCAGCTGGTCGGCGGTCTCCTCGGACACGACCTGCCTGGGCTCGTCCGTCTCGCGTGCGATGAACTCGCCGTCTGCGGTCTCGTACCCATTGACCACCGACGGCTGCAGCCGCACGCCCCCGTTGGCGATGGTCTGGTACACCTGGCTGGTCTGGAGCGCGGTCGTCGCGACGCCCTGGCCGTACAGCACGGCCCACTTGGTGCGGCCGTCCCATTGCTGCCACGGGTGAAGGATGCCGCCCACCTCGGTGGGCAGACCCACGCCGGTCGGCGATCCGAAGCCGAACGCCTCCAGGTAGTGGTGGCGCTGCGCCTCGGTGAGGTCTTCGCCCACCTGGATGGTGCCCGTGTTGGACGAGGTCACCAGCACGCCCGAGAGCGTGAGCTTCTGGTCCTCGTGCTCGTGCGAGTCCTTGAACGTCTGGTTGTTCTCGGTCGTGTACTGGTACGGGGCGATGTAGCGGCTGGTCGGCGTCGCGACGCCCTCCTCGAGCGCCGCGGCCATGGTGATGACCTTCGCCGTCGAGCCGGGTTCGAAGATGTCCTCGACGGCGCGCGAGCCCCGTGCCGCGGCGTCCGTCGCACCTGGGTCGTTCGGGTCCACCGCGCCCGAGTCCGCGATCGCCAGGAACTCTCCGGTCTTCACGTCCTGCACCAGCACGATCCCCTGCGAGCCGCCGTTGACCTTGAGCGCCTCGTCGAGGGCCTGCTGCGCATAGAACTGGATGTCGCGGTCGAGAGTCAGCATGACGGTCGACCCCGGCACCGCCTCCTCCTCCTCGAGCACGCCGGTCGGGATGACCGTGCCGCCCCTCGCGTCGGATTCGTACGTCAAGGAGCCGGGGGTGCCGAGCAGCTCGTCCTCGAACGCCGCCTCGACGCCCGCGAGACCCCAGTCGACTCCCTGCTTGTCCTCGCGGCCGCCCACGAAGCCCACCACGTTGCCACCGATGTTGCCGTTGGGGTACTGGCGCTCCGTCACGGGCTCGCGGTCGATCCCGGGGATGCCCTCGGCATTGATCAGCCCCCACGTCTCGGGCGTCACGTACTTGGCGATGTACTGGAACGTCTTGTCGCCCACCAGGTCCGCCGCCAGCTCCGACTCGGAGACCCCGAGGATCGGCGCGAGGATGCGGGCAGCGTCGAGCGGCCCCTCGGCCACCACCTGGCGGTTCTCGATGCGCTGGAACTCCTGGAGGGTCTCCTGGTTGACGAACACGTGATAGCGCTGCGCGGACGTCGCCATGACGTCGCCGTTGCGATCCACGATGTCCGCGCGCACCGGCTCGATGGTGGACGTCGCCAGTCGGTTCTCGAGTGCCGCGACCGACAGTTCCGACGCGTTCACTCCTTGGATCATCACGAGCCGTACCGCGAAGACCAGCAGAATCACGAGCGTGACGAGCGTCACGACTCGCTGGCGCGTGCGGGGGTCGCCCACCTTCAGGGTGCCGGCACGGGCGGAGGTGACACGGACGGTGGCGGGCCGGCGCGTGGGACCGCCCGCGCGGGCGCGATCCGAGTGACCGGAAGGGCGCCGCTGACTCGCGGGACGCCCTCCTGGCGCGCGGCGGCGGTCGTCCGACATCAGCCGGCCCCTGGCTCGAGGACGGCACCGGTCTCGAGCGAGACCGACCGCAGGGTGTCGTGCGGGCGCATGCCCAGATCGGTGGCGGCGTCGGCGAGCAGGTTCGGCGCCGAGTTCGCCTCGAGCGCAGTCACGAGCGCGGACCGCTCCTGGTGCAGGCTCGCGATCTCGATCTTGAGGTCGCGACGCTCATACGCGCCCTTCGCCATCGACGTGTTCAGCAGCAGCACCGCCGCGAGCGCACTCAGGATGATGAGGATGCAGGCCCAAGCGAACGGTGCCAGCGAGCGGGCCTGCTCGGGCGCACCGACCGCGCGCAGGCGGGGGCGCTGGTCGGACGTGGGGCGAGAGGCAGGCGCGGTGCGAGCGGTCGCAGCCCGAGCGGCCGCCGATGACCTCGTCTGGCCGGGGACGCCTGGACGCGACGGGGCGTCCTGAACGCGCCGGAGCGGAGCGGCGCTCATGCGGCCCTCCTGAGGCGCGCGGGCGGCGTGGGCCGGGTGCGCTCGGCGGCCCGCAGGCGCACGGACGTGGCACGCGGGTTCTCCTCGGCCTCGGCGGCCGAGGCCTTCTCGGCACCGCGAGTGAGGAGGCGCAGGTACGGCTGGTCGTCATCGGGGACCACCGGCATTCCGTGCGGGGCCGAGCTCGTGGAGCCGGCCGCGAGCGCAGTCTTGACGATGCGGTCCTCGAGCGACTGGTATGCCATCACCACGATGCGTCCGCCGACCCGGGTGCCCTCGATGGCCGCGGGCATGGCACGCTCGAGCACCTCGAGTTCGCGGTTCACAGCAATGCGCAGCGCCTGGAACGTGCGCTTGGCGGGATTGCTGCCCGGCACGCGCTTGGCAGCGGGGATGCACGCGCGCACGAGGTCGACGAGATCGGCGCTGCGCACCACGGGACTGACGTCGCGACGGCGCACGATCGCCTCCGCGATGCGCGCAGCGAAGCGCTCCTCGCCGTACTCGCGCAGAATGCGGGTGAGCTCGCGCTCATCGGCATCGCGCAGGAGGTCCGCAGCGGTGAGCGGGTCCTCTCGATTCATGCGCATGTCCAGCGGTGCATCACGGGAGTACGAGAAGCCGCGATCGTCCTCGTCGATCTGGAGTGAGCTGACGCCGAGGTCCAGCAGAACGCCGTCGCATCGCTCGGCGCCCACGCGCGCCAGCGCGCCGGCGATGTCGTCGTACTCGGCGTGGTGGGCCACGAACCGACCGCCAAACCGCGCCAGGCGCTGCGAGGCGAGGCCAATGGCATCACGATCTCGGTCGATGCCCACGACCGTGACGCCGGGGCACTGCTCGAGCAGGGCCTCGGTGTGCCCTCCCATGCCGAGCGTGCCGTCGATCGCCACGGCGCCCTCATGGTCAAGAGAGGGCGCGAGCAGATCGACGCAGCGCTGCAGCAGCACCGGCTGGTGCCGCGAGGCCGCATCGGTCATCACCCCTCCTCTTCCTTCGTGTCGCCGTGATCTGTGGTCTCCCTCCGGCTCTCTGACGGGGGGAAGTCCGTCAGAGTCGCTCGGCGGAAGACCGCAGGCCACGGTGATCTCACATGTCGTCGAACACCTCGGCGGCGGTTGCCGCGTAATCCTCTTCTCCATCCACCAGGTACTGCTCCCACGTGGCTGCGTCCCAGATCTCCACGCGCGAGCCCATCCCGACCACGGCGACCTCCCGGTCGATGCCGGCGTACCCGCGCAGCGCACCGCTGAGCAGGATCCGCCCCTGCTTGTCCGGAATGTCGTCCTGGGCGTGACCCAGGAA
It encodes the following:
- a CDS encoding UDP-N-acetylmuramoyl-L-alanyl-D-glutamate--2,6-diaminopimelate ligase, which gives rise to MALRPSRAVPRTLAELADRAGARLRARAGQAEPAGDDHPESILVTGATVDSHVVAAGDLFGAFPGLKVHGARYAADAVAGGAVAVLTDEEGEALLAESGVDVPVLLVDDARVAMGEAAALVYGDPSRELVFVGITGTNGKTTTAYFVDNALAQVHDRRGIMGTVELRILDETIESPRTTVESPVLHGLLARMREQGVTAAVTEVSSHAAALERISGVAFSVAVFTNLQWDHLDFHGTMEEYLDAKAKLFAPGRAARGVINVDDEWGRRLAARVEIPVETVSTHVDDPQDADWTVTWADVGLDGVGSRFTFTDPRGAEHTAEAPLPGLVNVSNAMVAIAAAHAAGVPLPQAIAGVATAHAVPGRMERVVERSAIDPLAIVDYAHTPDALTLALQGVRPITPGRLILIFGSDGDRDQGKRPVMGGIAADLADVIVLTDENPRSEEPAAIRSAIRAGIERARPDLHDVHEVEPRVAAVEYALRLAGPGDTVIVTGKGHEPTQEIAGVFHRYNDRDAYLAAQARIVAEREGRTADAGPVPRVTVHGPVTSAQPGTGESA
- a CDS encoding UDP-N-acetylmuramoyl-tripeptide--D-alanyl-D-alanine ligase, whose translation is MRALTAQWIANAVGGELAADVDAVVTSVQKDSRDVVPGALYVAFVGERVDGHEYAPRAFEAGATLALVSQPVAGPHVLVDDVTDALGRLAQAYLALLRTEGDLTVVGITGSNGKTTTKDLLAQVLDEVVAPVGSFNNEIGLPLTVLRADAGTRHLVLEMGASAPGDLAYLTRIAPLDVAVVLTVGTAHLGGYGSPEGLAAEKATLLDGLLPGGIALLNADDDRVAAMTARPSLSADGRRIRTFGTTAGADITATQITLERGRASFTVSSPGAEAETEASVSLRLVGEHHVTNALAAVATAVACGLPLGDAAARVGDAVPLSAHRMALTERDDGVWILDDSYNASPESMRAALRALKEVATTGRSFAVIGEMREMGDASRAGHEEIGLDAVRLRIDHLLVVGEGAKPAHASAVREGSWGDEAAYVATIDEARAFLDGRVMPGDTVLIKASHGSGLWKLADDLLGVHE
- the mraY gene encoding phospho-N-acetylmuramoyl-pentapeptide-transferase; amino-acid sequence: MRAVVLAGGISLFIALLGTPLFIRFLTRHQYGQFIRHDGPATHLVKRGTPTMGGVVIILATVLGWLGANLATGRTPYASSMLVVLLIVGLGFVGFLDDYIKIRQERSLGLRARYKILGQAVVGIGFAVLALQFPNQYSDSPASTSISFLRDTAIDLAYWGPAIGIILFIVWANFLITAWSNAVNLTDGADGLATGAALIFFGAYTVIGIWQYNQWCGFTSSESLCYEVRDPRDIAILCAAIAGASFGFLWWNASPAKIFMGDTGSLALGGAIAGVTIVTRTELLGVIIGGLFVIIVSSSVIQIGWFKISGGKRVFKMAPLHHHFELLGWGEVTIVIRFWILAGLAAAAGVGLFYTEWIAALPAGE
- a CDS encoding peptidoglycan D,D-transpeptidase FtsI family protein — translated: MSDDRRRAPGGRPASQRRPSGHSDRARAGGPTRRPATVRVTSARAGTLKVGDPRTRQRVVTLVTLVILLVFAVRLVMIQGVNASELSVAALENRLATSTIEPVRADIVDRNGDVMATSAQRYHVFVNQETLQEFQRIENRQVVAEGPLDAARILAPILGVSESELAADLVGDKTFQYIAKYVTPETWGLINAEGIPGIDREPVTERQYPNGNIGGNVVGFVGGREDKQGVDWGLAGVEAAFEDELLGTPGSLTYESDARGGTVIPTGVLEEEEAVPGSTVMLTLDRDIQFYAQQALDEALKVNGGSQGIVLVQDVKTGEFLAIADSGAVDPNDPGATDAAARGSRAVEDIFEPGSTAKVITMAAALEEGVATPTSRYIAPYQYTTENNQTFKDSHEHEDQKLTLSGVLVTSSNTGTIQVGEDLTEAQRHHYLEAFGFGSPTGVGLPTEVGGILHPWQQWDGRTKWAVLYGQGVATTALQTSQVYQTIANGGVRLQPSVVNGYETADGEFIARETDEPRQVVSEETADQLMLMLEDVTESGTGGLAKIDGYRVAGKTGTAEAADENGELNRLVSSFVGVAPADDPRIVVSVIVWDPKSSIWGGEVAAPVFKDVTTFALQALRVPPSGPREEMYPTTWE
- the rsmH gene encoding 16S rRNA (cytosine(1402)-N(4))-methyltransferase RsmH — translated: MTDAASRHQPVLLQRCVDLLAPSLDHEGAVAIDGTLGMGGHTEALLEQCPGVTVVGIDRDRDAIGLASQRLARFGGRFVAHHAEYDDIAGALARVGAERCDGVLLDLGVSSLQIDEDDRGFSYSRDAPLDMRMNREDPLTAADLLRDADERELTRILREYGEERFAARIAEAIVRRRDVSPVVRSADLVDLVRACIPAAKRVPGSNPAKRTFQALRIAVNRELEVLERAMPAAIEGTRVGGRIVVMAYQSLEDRIVKTALAAGSTSSAPHGMPVVPDDDQPYLRLLTRGAEKASAAEAEENPRATSVRLRAAERTRPTPPARLRRAA